A genomic window from Alkalihalobacillus sp. AL-G includes:
- the hpaE gene encoding 5-carboxymethyl-2-hydroxymuconate semialdehyde dehydrogenase, protein MTKPTIKDPVQLYIGGEFRSAHKGNTFENKSPYTQETLNVVAEGRSEDIDLAVKAARDAFRNGAWGSMKVNERLSYIYKIADLIDKNIEEIAYLESIDTGLPIKQTKKMTSRAASNFRFYAEMVKNRMVGEAYKVDDEFLNYTVQKPVGVAGLITPWNAPFMLETWKIAPALATGNTVILKPAEWSPLTANKLAEIVDQAGLPEGVFNIVHGFGETAGASLVAHPDVQLISFTGETTTGSEIMRNGAASLKRFSMELGGKSPIIVFDDADIERALDACVWGIFSFNGERCTANSRLFLQESIADRFIEQLKERVSNIIVGDPSDMKTEVGPLIHTEHFNRVKHYLDIATEEGAEVYQGTVPSGLENGYFVPPTLLLNVKNEMRVAQEEIFGPVLAVMTFTSEEEAVHMANDIRYGLAGYVWTNDMKKGHRVAEAVEAGMLWVNSQNVRDLRIPFGGSKFSGIGREGGHYAFEFYTEMKVIHVSTAEHHIPQFGKANLASSTATQK, encoded by the coding sequence ATGACAAAGCCAACAATTAAAGATCCGGTTCAATTGTACATTGGTGGGGAATTTCGATCTGCTCACAAAGGTAATACGTTTGAAAATAAAAGTCCTTACACACAAGAAACGTTAAATGTAGTGGCGGAGGGACGGTCGGAAGATATCGACCTGGCAGTTAAAGCTGCAAGGGATGCTTTCCGAAATGGTGCCTGGGGCTCGATGAAAGTCAACGAGCGGCTAAGCTACATTTATAAAATTGCCGATCTGATTGATAAGAACATAGAAGAAATTGCTTACCTTGAATCGATTGATACGGGGCTTCCGATTAAACAAACGAAAAAGATGACCTCACGTGCCGCTTCCAACTTCAGATTTTATGCGGAAATGGTCAAAAATCGAATGGTTGGAGAGGCATACAAGGTTGATGATGAGTTTTTGAATTATACTGTTCAAAAGCCTGTAGGTGTAGCAGGACTGATCACGCCTTGGAATGCGCCATTTATGCTTGAAACGTGGAAGATCGCCCCAGCGTTAGCGACTGGAAATACGGTGATCCTCAAGCCTGCCGAATGGTCCCCGCTTACTGCCAATAAGCTGGCCGAGATCGTGGATCAAGCTGGCCTCCCTGAAGGAGTTTTCAATATCGTGCACGGTTTTGGAGAAACAGCTGGCGCTTCCTTAGTTGCACATCCCGATGTTCAACTCATTTCGTTTACAGGCGAAACAACAACGGGTTCCGAAATCATGAGAAACGGGGCAGCAAGCTTAAAACGTTTCTCCATGGAGCTTGGGGGAAAGTCCCCGATCATCGTTTTTGATGATGCGGATATCGAACGCGCGCTTGATGCATGTGTCTGGGGGATCTTCTCTTTTAACGGTGAACGATGTACGGCAAATTCTCGCTTGTTCCTACAGGAGTCGATTGCGGATCGGTTTATCGAACAATTGAAAGAACGCGTATCGAACATCATCGTCGGAGATCCGTCAGATATGAAAACGGAGGTAGGCCCGCTCATACATACGGAGCACTTCAACCGTGTAAAACACTATCTTGATATTGCAACAGAAGAAGGTGCTGAGGTGTATCAAGGCACTGTACCGTCTGGACTTGAAAATGGGTACTTTGTACCGCCGACCTTACTTTTGAACGTAAAAAATGAAATGCGAGTCGCGCAGGAGGAAATATTCGGACCTGTACTTGCTGTGATGACTTTCACATCTGAAGAAGAAGCGGTTCACATGGCAAACGATATTCGTTACGGTCTTGCAGGATATGTGTGGACGAACGATATGAAAAAAGGACACCGTGTTGCCGAAGCTGTTGAAGCGGGAATGCTCTGGGTCAATTCTCAAAACGTCCGTGATTTGCGAATCCCGTTCGGCGGCTCGAAATTTTCAGGCATCGGTCGGGAGGGTGGTCATTACGCCTTTGAATTTTACACAGAAATGAAAGTGATTCATGTATCTACCGCAGAGCATCATATACCACAGTTCGGGAAAGCAAACCTAGCATCAAGTACAGCTACACAAAAATAA
- the hpaB gene encoding 4-hydroxyphenylacetate 3-monooxygenase, oxygenase component produces the protein MGARSGKQYIDGLKMAKNNVWIHGERVEDVTEHPALKNVIQSMANLMDLQHKKPEKMLYTSPASGDKVGLSFIAPKTIDDLIRRREMFTEWARATGGMMGRTPDYLNTSVMAFGTAGDFFAEADPMLGENARKYYEYCRENDVTLTHTLIHPQVNRSKLQHEQKDPGVSAQIVEKNKDGIVVNGARLLATQGGITDEIVVFPSTLNKASSHDDPYAMAFAIPNNTKGLKYVCRESFDVGRNQWDHPLSARFEESDAIVIFENVFVPWERVFVAGNSEICNRTYVETNAMVHMTHQVIAKNTAKTEFVLGVILSMIDAIGIDRFQHVKEKASEVMIILETMRSHLFRAEQNASLDKYGNMTPDFAPLNAARNWYPKMYQRMVEIVRLLGASGLMGTPTQEDFTNEDIGDLVHRYTQGGQIDGYEKVQLFRLAWDISLSSFGGRQALYEYYFFGDPIRMSNVYYDVYNKDPYKEMVKSFLDQVKPTTSQNVNV, from the coding sequence TTGGGTGCAAGAAGTGGGAAACAGTATATTGATGGATTGAAAATGGCAAAGAACAACGTATGGATTCATGGTGAAAGGGTGGAGGACGTAACTGAACACCCAGCATTAAAAAACGTTATTCAATCAATGGCGAATTTAATGGACCTTCAGCATAAAAAACCGGAAAAAATGCTTTATACATCACCGGCCTCAGGAGATAAAGTGGGTCTTTCATTTATTGCTCCAAAGACAATAGATGACTTGATACGCAGAAGAGAGATGTTTACAGAATGGGCTCGAGCTACTGGCGGAATGATGGGAAGAACACCAGATTACTTGAATACGAGTGTAATGGCGTTCGGAACTGCTGGGGATTTTTTCGCTGAAGCAGACCCGATGCTTGGTGAAAATGCACGAAAGTACTATGAGTATTGCCGAGAGAACGATGTAACGCTGACGCATACGCTCATCCATCCTCAGGTGAATCGCTCGAAATTGCAGCACGAACAAAAGGACCCAGGAGTTTCAGCGCAAATCGTTGAAAAAAACAAGGATGGCATCGTCGTAAATGGCGCACGGTTACTTGCAACTCAGGGTGGGATTACTGATGAGATTGTCGTATTCCCGTCAACGCTCAACAAGGCTTCCTCACATGATGATCCTTATGCGATGGCGTTCGCAATTCCGAACAACACGAAAGGATTGAAATACGTTTGTCGTGAATCGTTTGATGTTGGGAGAAACCAATGGGACCACCCATTAAGTGCCCGTTTTGAGGAAAGTGATGCGATTGTCATTTTCGAAAACGTCTTCGTACCTTGGGAAAGAGTGTTTGTGGCCGGTAACTCTGAAATTTGCAACCGGACATATGTAGAAACAAACGCGATGGTACATATGACGCACCAGGTAATCGCCAAAAACACCGCTAAAACTGAATTTGTTTTAGGTGTCATCCTTAGTATGATTGATGCGATTGGAATTGATCGATTCCAGCATGTAAAGGAAAAGGCATCAGAGGTCATGATCATACTTGAAACGATGCGATCCCATCTCTTCCGTGCAGAACAAAATGCATCCTTAGATAAGTACGGGAATATGACTCCAGACTTTGCACCGTTGAATGCAGCGCGGAACTGGTACCCTAAAATGTACCAACGAATGGTTGAAATCGTCCGATTACTCGGTGCTTCAGGGCTTATGGGAACACCTACACAGGAGGATTTTACGAACGAAGACATTGGTGATCTTGTACATCGTTATACACAGGGCGGTCAGATTGATGGCTATGAGAAGGTTCAATTATTCCGTCTAGCATGGGATATCTCGTTAAGCTCATTCGGTGGACGTCAAGCCTTATATGAGTATTATTTCTTCGGTGATCCGATCCGCATGTCTAACGTATACTACGACGTTTACAACAAAGATCCATACAAGGAAATGGTCAAATCGTTCCTTGATCAAGTGAAACCGACAACATCCCAGAACGTGAACGTATAA
- the hpaD gene encoding 3,4-dihydroxyphenylacetate 2,3-dioxygenase yields the protein MDFNIIRVARVVMNVTDLEKAKAFYVDALGFVETERDDEHLYLRGLEEHVHHSLVLKKADKPGVQSIGYKVMTDEQLDALDRFFEKKGMKTRWLKQGTQRALGRGLRVQDPSGLPLEFFAEMEAAERLLQRYDLYHGARIQRIDHVNCMVPDVEAAQSFYMNELGFKCSEYTATEDNRVWAAWLHRKPTVHDHAFMNGKGPRLHHVGFALSDPMSVIHCCDVLASMGYAHSIERGPGRHGLSNAFFLYLRDPDGNRIELYTGDYLTSDPDFKPIRWDLNDPRRATFWGHAAPDSWFNEATEVLDVHSSMERPQSEPILQQHKPDFVT from the coding sequence ATGGATTTCAATATTATCCGTGTTGCACGAGTTGTGATGAATGTGACAGATTTAGAAAAGGCAAAAGCGTTTTACGTAGATGCCCTCGGTTTTGTTGAAACAGAACGAGACGATGAACATCTTTATTTGCGGGGATTAGAAGAGCACGTTCATCACAGTCTAGTTTTGAAAAAGGCTGATAAACCTGGGGTCCAATCGATCGGATACAAGGTTATGACGGATGAACAGCTTGATGCATTGGATCGTTTTTTTGAGAAAAAGGGAATGAAAACACGTTGGCTGAAACAAGGAACACAGCGTGCACTTGGGAGAGGCTTAAGAGTCCAAGATCCCTCAGGACTGCCGCTCGAATTCTTTGCAGAGATGGAGGCGGCTGAACGGTTGCTTCAACGCTATGATTTGTATCACGGTGCCCGGATTCAGCGGATCGATCATGTCAACTGTATGGTGCCAGATGTGGAAGCAGCCCAGTCGTTTTATATGAATGAGCTTGGGTTTAAGTGTTCGGAGTATACAGCAACAGAAGATAACCGCGTTTGGGCGGCATGGCTTCACAGAAAACCGACTGTTCACGATCATGCGTTCATGAACGGAAAGGGACCTCGATTGCACCATGTCGGCTTTGCGCTTAGTGATCCGATGAGTGTGATTCATTGCTGTGATGTACTGGCGTCAATGGGGTATGCTCATTCAATTGAAAGAGGCCCAGGACGTCATGGATTGTCCAATGCGTTTTTCTTATACCTCCGTGACCCTGATGGGAACCGTATTGAGTTGTATACAGGTGATTACCTCACGAGTGACCCTGATTTTAAGCCGATCCGTTGGGATTTGAATGATCCGAGACGAGCAACCTTCTGGGGACATGCGGCTCCGGATAGCTGGTTTAATGAAGCAACCGAGGTTCTGGATGTTCACTCCAGTATGGAACGACCACAATCTGAACCGATTCTCCAACAGCACAAGCCTGATTTTGTAACTTGA
- a CDS encoding pyridoxamine 5'-phosphate oxidase family protein, with translation MAKHEIPTELSPELVDFFKGEKLVNLATVDAESGAPNVNAISWVKSADEKRIRFSVTNNSRIVENIKNNPAVVLNVIGLETVFSIQGKAEILEDTMEGVNLKLSKIEVTVEAVFESMFWGAKITQDPEYVKTYNLEKAKELDNQVYAALMK, from the coding sequence TTGGCAAAACATGAAATACCTACTGAGCTTTCACCTGAACTAGTTGATTTCTTTAAAGGGGAAAAGCTTGTGAATTTAGCAACAGTTGATGCAGAATCTGGTGCACCAAACGTAAATGCAATCTCGTGGGTGAAAAGTGCAGATGAGAAAAGGATACGGTTTTCCGTAACGAATAATTCACGTATTGTAGAGAACATTAAAAATAATCCAGCAGTGGTATTGAACGTCATTGGTTTAGAAACGGTCTTTTCGATACAGGGTAAAGCAGAAATACTTGAAGATACGATGGAAGGCGTTAATTTAAAGCTGTCAAAAATTGAAGTAACCGTTGAGGCTGTCTTTGAAAGCATGTTTTGGGGAGCGAAAATCACTCAAGACCCAGAATATGTAAAGACATATAATCTAGAAAAAGCAAAAGAACTTGACAATCAAGTTTATGCCGCTTTAATGAAGTAA
- a CDS encoding TVP38/TMEM64 family protein — MSSQWERLKYFLTELSQEDILLWLDEYQDLGPLPGILLPMLESILPILPLFLFVAGNAAAYGFFWGVLFSWIGTALGSIIVFHIVRKFGQQRFIRFIAKHHKTQSLLTWVERKGFGFLFLLYCFPFTPSSLINVVSGLSKVSPFTFILAVSLGKLVMVFFISYIGHDFFSIIHEPVKMIIIGSVIVVLWLLGKILERKLHKPLREDGEKVPR, encoded by the coding sequence ATGAGTTCGCAATGGGAAAGATTAAAGTATTTCTTAACTGAGCTTTCACAGGAAGATATTCTTCTATGGCTAGATGAATATCAGGATCTAGGACCCTTACCAGGTATCCTGTTACCAATGTTGGAATCCATTCTCCCGATATTGCCATTATTTCTTTTTGTAGCGGGAAATGCAGCAGCGTATGGCTTTTTCTGGGGGGTCTTATTTTCATGGATCGGAACAGCACTAGGTTCGATCATCGTTTTCCATATTGTACGGAAATTTGGTCAACAGCGTTTTATTAGGTTTATCGCAAAGCATCACAAAACACAGTCCTTATTAACATGGGTCGAGCGAAAGGGATTCGGTTTTTTATTTCTGTTATACTGCTTTCCTTTTACGCCTTCATCACTGATCAATGTGGTATCGGGACTGTCAAAAGTTAGTCCGTTCACTTTTATACTTGCCGTAAGTCTCGGTAAGCTTGTTATGGTCTTTTTCATCTCTTACATTGGACACGATTTTTTCTCGATCATCCATGAACCGGTGAAAATGATCATTATTGGGTCTGTTATTGTGGTACTGTGGCTTTTGGGTAAAATTTTAGAACGGAAATTACACAAACCACTAAGAGAGGATGGTGAAAAGGTTCCTCGGTGA
- the map gene encoding type I methionyl aminopeptidase, with amino-acid sequence MITRKTQEEINKMHKAGKLLASCHKEISKRIEPGTTTLEIDQFVEAYLKKHGATPEQKGYQGYQFATCASINDVVCHGFPSPTPLREGDIVTIDFVVNLDGWLADSAWSYAVGKVSENGLRLMKTTKEALYKGIEHAKVGNRIGHIANAIEVFAKAKRYSVVRDFIGHGIGSMMHEPPLVPHFGPIEQGPVLEEGMIITIEPMLNCGSFHTYVEEDGWTARTVDGELSAQYEHTVAITNNGPIILTDQDS; translated from the coding sequence GTGATTACACGTAAAACGCAAGAAGAAATAAATAAAATGCATAAAGCCGGGAAACTTCTTGCCTCCTGCCATAAAGAAATCAGTAAACGTATCGAACCTGGAACTACTACGCTTGAAATTGATCAGTTTGTCGAAGCGTATCTAAAGAAGCATGGCGCAACACCTGAACAAAAGGGCTATCAGGGATACCAATTTGCTACATGTGCATCCATAAATGATGTGGTCTGTCATGGCTTTCCATCGCCCACTCCGCTTCGTGAAGGTGATATTGTAACGATTGATTTCGTAGTGAATCTAGATGGTTGGTTAGCAGACTCAGCCTGGTCCTATGCAGTAGGAAAGGTTTCTGAAAATGGACTGCGTTTAATGAAAACAACCAAGGAAGCATTGTATAAAGGAATCGAACACGCTAAGGTAGGAAACCGGATCGGACATATTGCAAATGCGATTGAAGTGTTTGCGAAGGCCAAAAGGTACTCGGTTGTCCGTGACTTTATAGGACATGGGATTGGTAGTATGATGCATGAACCACCGCTTGTTCCACATTTTGGTCCTATTGAGCAAGGCCCTGTTTTAGAAGAAGGGATGATCATTACTATCGAGCCTATGCTGAATTGTGGTAGCTTTCATACTTACGTAGAGGAAGATGGTTGGACTGCACGGACAGTTGATGGTGAATTATCAGCCCAATATGAACATACGGTTGCAATTACAAATAACGGTCCGATTATATTAACCGACCAAGATAGTTAG
- a CDS encoding DoxX family protein: MDLALLIIRLVFGLTFAGHGAQKLFGWFGGHGIKGTTGFMESLGLKPGKMMALLAGLGELIGGLLFAAGFLTEVAAILLIGTMLVAIFKVHGKNGYWITEGGIEYNFVIIVVAIAMILSGPGAFSFDALMK; the protein is encoded by the coding sequence ATGGATTTGGCATTACTAATCATTCGTCTTGTATTTGGGCTTACGTTTGCAGGACACGGTGCTCAGAAGTTATTTGGTTGGTTTGGCGGTCATGGGATTAAAGGTACTACAGGATTTATGGAATCACTTGGGCTAAAGCCGGGAAAAATGATGGCATTACTGGCTGGTTTGGGAGAGTTGATCGGTGGTTTGCTGTTTGCTGCAGGATTTTTAACAGAGGTTGCAGCGATACTATTAATCGGAACAATGCTTGTGGCGATCTTTAAGGTGCATGGCAAGAATGGTTATTGGATAACTGAGGGTGGGATTGAATACAACTTTGTCATCATAGTTGTTGCAATCGCTATGATTCTATCAGGACCGGGTGCTTTCTCTTTTGACGCACTTATGAAATAA
- a CDS encoding spore coat associated protein CotJA, with product MHTYRKAWRPYIGPCDPCPPLQVKFYETPPQLYLGFQPYGLKQFDASTALFKGTLWPALYAPYTNPYERGEGE from the coding sequence ATGCATACGTACAGAAAAGCTTGGCGTCCCTATATTGGACCGTGTGATCCTTGTCCGCCGCTTCAGGTTAAATTTTACGAAACACCGCCACAACTTTACTTAGGATTCCAGCCATATGGATTGAAGCAATTCGATGCTAGCACAGCATTATTCAAAGGTACACTTTGGCCAGCATTATATGCACCATATACGAATCCATACGAACGAGGGGAGGGGGAATAG
- a CDS encoding spore coat protein CotJB, whose translation MPEEFYRLMQQLQEVDFVLVELTLYLDTHPQDYETIKQFNECAQRSMLLKQQIESKYGPLQQFGNSYSGYPWNWNQPPWPWQM comes from the coding sequence ATGCCGGAAGAATTCTATCGTCTCATGCAACAGCTCCAGGAAGTCGATTTTGTACTCGTTGAATTGACCCTTTACCTCGATACCCATCCACAGGATTATGAGACAATCAAGCAATTCAATGAATGCGCACAAAGAAGCATGCTGCTTAAGCAGCAGATCGAATCAAAGTATGGACCACTTCAGCAATTCGGGAACAGTTACTCAGGCTATCCCTGGAATTGGAATCAGCCTCCGTGGCCTTGGCAAATGTGA
- a CDS encoding manganese catalase family protein, which produces MWIYEKKLQYPVKVSQCNPHLAKYLIEQYGGADGELAAALRYLNQRYSIPDKVVGLLTDIGTEEFAHLEMIATMVYKLTKDATAEEMKAAGLGAHYADHDNALFYHNAAGVPWTATYIQAKGDPIADLYEDIAAEEKARATYQWLINMSDDPDLNDGLSFLREREIVHSQRFREAVEILKQERDQKKVF; this is translated from the coding sequence ATGTGGATCTATGAAAAAAAGCTGCAATACCCTGTAAAAGTCAGTCAATGCAACCCGCATCTTGCAAAATATTTGATTGAGCAGTATGGCGGAGCAGACGGAGAGCTCGCAGCAGCACTCCGTTATTTGAACCAAAGATACTCGATACCCGATAAAGTGGTGGGACTGTTGACAGATATCGGTACCGAAGAATTTGCACATTTAGAAATGATTGCAACAATGGTATACAAATTGACAAAGGATGCAACAGCAGAGGAAATGAAAGCAGCAGGTCTCGGTGCTCATTATGCGGATCATGACAATGCACTTTTTTATCATAATGCTGCTGGGGTACCGTGGACTGCGACGTATATCCAGGCAAAGGGGGATCCCATTGCGGACTTGTATGAAGATATCGCCGCCGAAGAGAAGGCGAGGGCAACGTATCAGTGGCTCATCAATATGAGTGATGATCCAGACTTAAACGACGGATTAAGCTTTCTACGGGAACGGGAGATTGTGCATTCGCAACGATTCCGTGAAGCGGTGGAAATCCTTAAACAGGAGCGGGACCAAAAGAAGGTGTTCTAA
- a CDS encoding TerC family protein, whose translation MDSLWLEYAWTLLILIGLEGLLSADNALVMAVMVKHLPKEQRKKALFYGILGAFIFRFGALFAISYLVNVWQIQAIGAAYLIYIAAKHIYKQYRDKKGKNQEANAEQKVGKKSFWKTVVQVELADIAFAVDSILAAVALAIALPSTSIPEIGGMDGGQFLVIFTGGLIGLLLIRTAATYISKVLKKRPGLETAAYLIVAWVGVKLAVHTLAHPNIGVISESFTHSIVWKLSFYGVLVGIAVSGWIISGRKKSEESEDENDDNEAEDLNSAKKVENA comes from the coding sequence ATGGACTCATTATGGCTGGAGTATGCATGGACCCTTTTGATCCTGATCGGTCTTGAGGGGTTACTATCTGCTGACAATGCACTGGTCATGGCCGTTATGGTCAAACACCTCCCGAAGGAACAACGTAAAAAAGCTCTCTTTTATGGAATACTCGGTGCTTTTATCTTTCGTTTCGGGGCTCTATTCGCTATTTCCTACCTGGTGAATGTTTGGCAAATCCAGGCTATCGGTGCAGCTTATTTAATTTATATCGCTGCTAAACACATTTATAAACAGTATCGGGATAAAAAAGGTAAAAATCAGGAAGCAAATGCAGAGCAAAAGGTTGGGAAAAAAAGCTTCTGGAAAACAGTTGTACAGGTTGAGCTTGCAGATATCGCTTTTGCGGTCGATTCAATCCTTGCTGCTGTTGCGCTAGCAATAGCCCTACCAAGCACTTCAATTCCTGAAATTGGTGGTATGGATGGAGGACAATTCCTTGTTATCTTTACAGGTGGTTTAATTGGATTGCTGCTAATTCGAACTGCTGCAACCTATATATCAAAAGTATTGAAAAAACGTCCTGGTCTCGAGACCGCAGCATACTTGATTGTTGCTTGGGTTGGAGTGAAGCTAGCTGTTCATACTCTTGCACATCCGAATATCGGGGTGATTTCCGAGAGCTTTACACATAGTATTGTTTGGAAGCTTTCCTTCTATGGTGTTCTTGTGGGAATTGCAGTTTCAGGATGGATCATTTCGGGCAGGAAAAAATCAGAGGAATCTGAGGATGAAAATGATGATAATGAGGCTGAGGACTTGAATTCAGCTAAAAAAGTGGAAAATGCATAG
- a CDS encoding O-methyltransferase, with amino-acid sequence MDLEQYIQTVFVKEDDQYAKITNALEEIGMPTISVAPETGKLLTLLVKMSGAEKLLEIGALGGYSGICLLRGAGIKGRLTSLELIQSYADVAQQHVNEADFNEQVSYKIGPALTSLNELVANNESFDFFFIDADKENYVNYLELCVQLSNPGAIITGDNTLWGGRVIDASAQDVDTKALRAFNEAVANHPRLEGLILPIGDGLTIARVVD; translated from the coding sequence ATGGATCTTGAACAATATATCCAAACTGTATTTGTTAAAGAAGATGATCAATATGCAAAAATCACAAATGCACTCGAGGAAATTGGGATGCCGACAATCTCTGTAGCTCCTGAAACGGGAAAACTGCTCACATTACTCGTGAAAATGTCCGGTGCTGAAAAGCTTTTAGAAATTGGTGCTTTAGGAGGTTACAGCGGGATATGTTTATTGCGTGGGGCAGGTATTAAAGGACGGTTGACTTCACTTGAACTCATTCAATCCTATGCAGATGTAGCACAGCAGCACGTTAACGAGGCTGACTTCAACGAACAGGTCTCCTACAAAATCGGTCCTGCTTTAACATCTCTTAACGAACTTGTTGCGAACAACGAAAGCTTTGACTTTTTCTTTATTGATGCTGATAAAGAAAACTATGTTAATTACCTTGAGCTCTGTGTTCAACTTTCTAACCCTGGAGCAATTATTACTGGGGACAACACATTATGGGGTGGTAGGGTCATTGATGCTTCAGCTCAAGATGTAGATACAAAAGCGCTGAGAGCATTTAATGAAGCCGTAGCGAATCATCCCAGACTTGAGGGCCTTATCCTTCCCATCGGTGATGGACTTACAATTGCAAGAGTAGTTGATTAA
- a CDS encoding HEAT repeat domain-containing protein, whose product MNEWGETMKSLLQKQQWKAAIACIERDKTTHAGTAPAHIKRKAVKLILSTYKNNPEKVLEAAEYFSGHNSPTAKEISAHLLPEVYSVNPDSVAHLLHEIADDDNWEVREWAAGGCGELLTEQFDEFYPVLYGWKDDQSENVRRAVALAVMYASKRLGTEYASKLLQVFEHLMADSSTYVKRNLGPFAIGDALLKRYPEQVIPWLKKIAETDDENVRWNVAMVFTSAASRTYFNDGDAVLSLLENDERASIQRAIKKARRNLEKARVQI is encoded by the coding sequence ATGAACGAATGGGGAGAAACAATGAAAAGCTTGTTACAAAAACAACAATGGAAAGCGGCGATTGCTTGCATTGAAAGGGATAAAACGACACATGCAGGGACTGCTCCTGCACACATTAAACGGAAAGCGGTTAAGCTTATATTATCAACCTATAAAAATAACCCCGAAAAGGTGTTGGAAGCTGCAGAATACTTTTCTGGGCACAATAGTCCGACTGCTAAGGAAATCAGTGCGCACTTGCTTCCAGAAGTTTACTCAGTTAACCCCGATTCAGTCGCCCATTTGTTACATGAAATTGCTGATGATGACAACTGGGAAGTTCGAGAATGGGCGGCTGGCGGCTGTGGAGAATTATTGACCGAACAGTTTGATGAATTTTATCCAGTGCTGTATGGGTGGAAGGATGATCAATCAGAAAATGTCAGGCGAGCGGTTGCCCTTGCAGTCATGTATGCAAGTAAGCGACTAGGGACTGAATATGCATCGAAGCTTTTACAAGTTTTCGAACATCTCATGGCTGATTCTTCTACATATGTAAAAAGGAACCTGGGTCCGTTTGCGATTGGAGATGCGTTATTGAAACGATATCCGGAACAGGTCATTCCGTGGCTAAAAAAAATAGCGGAAACCGATGACGAAAATGTCAGGTGGAATGTTGCGATGGTATTCACATCTGCCGCTTCACGAACCTATTTTAATGATGGTGATGCAGTCTTGTCCTTGCTTGAGAACGATGAAAGGGCGTCAATCCAACGGGCTATTAAAAAGGCACGGCGAAATTTGGAAAAAGCAAGGGTTCAAATATAA
- a CDS encoding GNAT family N-acetyltransferase, with amino-acid sequence MIRRLTERDNDQVMDFLGEERALNLFIVGDIENFGYETDFQTLWGEWNEEAELIAVLLRYRGNFIPYARGNFNVEKFAEIINGQEHFEMLSGKQDIVEKFDGLLPVGEQRLMHFAEIVSAEQLDKIGDRGRIHVATEQNIDLVFPLMENVFDFSNNSKEGLLQTLKTKSGRTFFIKEEELAIACASTTAENSMSAMVVGVCTDEHHRNKGLASVCLSALCEEVLTEGKSLCLFYDNPAAGSIYKRLGFKDIGKWSMWHKAVER; translated from the coding sequence TTGATCAGACGGTTAACAGAAAGAGATAATGACCAAGTTATGGATTTTCTAGGTGAAGAACGTGCGCTAAACCTTTTTATCGTTGGTGACATTGAAAATTTCGGCTATGAAACCGATTTTCAGACACTTTGGGGAGAATGGAATGAAGAGGCTGAATTGATTGCGGTTCTTCTTCGGTACAGAGGAAATTTCATTCCTTATGCCCGTGGGAATTTCAATGTTGAGAAATTTGCTGAAATCATCAACGGGCAAGAACATTTCGAAATGCTTTCAGGAAAACAGGATATCGTTGAAAAGTTTGACGGGCTTCTACCAGTCGGGGAACAGCGGCTTATGCATTTTGCTGAAATTGTCTCTGCTGAACAGCTGGATAAAATCGGAGACCGTGGTAGGATCCATGTGGCTACCGAGCAGAATATCGATTTAGTATTTCCGTTAATGGAAAATGTATTTGATTTCAGTAATAATTCAAAAGAGGGCCTCTTACAAACCTTAAAAACAAAGAGTGGCCGGACCTTTTTTATTAAGGAAGAAGAGCTAGCAATTGCATGCGCTTCAACAACTGCTGAAAATTCAATGTCCGCTATGGTCGTAGGAGTTTGTACAGATGAACACCATCGGAACAAAGGGCTCGCTTCGGTTTGTCTGAGTGCCTTATGTGAAGAGGTCTTAACGGAAGGGAAGTCTCTTTGTCTTTTTTATGATAATCCAGCCGCAGGATCCATATATAAACGACTCGGTTTTAAGGACATCGGTAAGTGGTCGATGTGGCACAAGGCGGTTGAACGATAA